The Culex pipiens pallens isolate TS chromosome 2, TS_CPP_V2, whole genome shotgun sequence DNA window cgagctgtcaagtaggaccttttctgtggAGAAGGAACGCgaagttgatttttaaaaatttaattaaaaatcaattttaaaatccttTGAGGTCGTTCGTATGGTCAttgtattcagaaaaataagctttattgttgtgaacaataatatcataaattaaagcttaattttaggatgtGGAAATAAATCGTAATAACAGCGATTTATTTCCAAAACCACAATTTACctttttagtaagaaaggcaaaaatgtcgAGAAATGTCACGATATTGTTTGAGTTAAATATTTCAAAGTGAGTCGTTTTCTATAAACGTGCAAAGCTTTGACAGACTTTTGACATGAGCAAACTTTGTTCAACCATCAAAACAAATCGTAAAGTTTAATAAAGTCAGACACGTTTACTGTAGTTGTTCTACTGAAACTAAGAAATGGAATCTTGCGAAATGTGTGCCCGACATCCGTCAGCTTCGACCGATGAGGATACCGGACCAGGAAGCCGCCGGACACTTTATCCCTTCAATGTAAAACGTAGCGATTCTCCACAACTGGATCAATCAGCGTTGCCCCCGGAGGTGTGGACCGAAATATTCAAGCGACTATCCGGCTGTCATCTGCTGCGGGTGCGATTGGTGTGCCATCGATGGAAGGGCATCGTCGACAGCAGTTCTGTCCTTTTGGCCAAATATTACGTGTTTTTCTTCCGTGACATTTACGATGAACCCAGCGATCTACCTACAGCTACGAACGCACACTTTGAACATGTGGACATAGCTGCAGTCGGTTTATGGTGGCCATCGTTCTGTCAGCGTCTAGTCGAGCTTGAGTTTACCCGTTGCAAAATCAACGTATCTGTCTTACTGGATATGCTTaaacaaattccaaatttgaagtACTTGGCGCTATCCTGGGAGCTTTGCGATAGAAAGCAACTCGTTGATTGCCCCGTTGCGGTTGATTTCACCCTTAACAAGCTGGAAAAACTTAAACTTGAAGACGTCAAATCCGCTGAGATTTTCAAAGTGTTTCAACAACTTTGTTGCACCTTGAAGTCGTTAAACATCACGTGGTGTTGCAACAGAGATTTTCATCATTCGGTGGAAATTGCTAAATTTGTGAACGGATTACAGAACACTTTGGCGGAACTCACCATCAACGACATAGACGAAGTTCTGATCGAAGTGATAAAATTCGATCGAATGAGGCTGAAGAAATTAACGTTGTCCAGTTACAACCAACTTCCCTGATCCCTGGTCTTATCGTCCAGTTATGCAGATTGCATCCATCGTTGGAACATCTGGACGTCATGGATAATCAATTTTGGTTTAACAAAACGGTTGGTGTATTGATTTACAAATATATTTCATcgtttaaacttttgttttcatttacAGCAACTGAACGAGATGGGCCAGCTACTGTCTAATCTAAAGTTTCTGTCGTATTGTTTGGGTTCAAACCCCGAGCACGTGGATCTCACATTTTTGTCAAGCATGCCCAAACTGGAGATCCTATCACTTGATGGCCGAACCATAAACAACAATTCCAAATTACCCAACTGTCGTCCGAACTTGAGGGAATTGTACCTGGAAGAGATATTTTTTCAAGACAACagttttcaaatgtgtcttgaaaaaatgccaaacattCAAGCGATACACATTGACGCCTGTTCAATGGATAGTTGGGCGCATTTCCTGAAAGTGCTAGGAACCCTGAAACACCTGCGAGAGCTAAAGCTGCACAACATGTTCCCCAAAGAAACGACGCGTTGCTACTTTGACGATCTGACCGCCCTGAAATCACTCATACTATTCAGTTGCAAAATGTCCCCGGATCTGCTGGCCACTCTGTTGAGTCGGTGCCCTAGCCTGCATAAACTTCACATGACGCACGTGAAGGACGCCTTGAACGATGATGTACGGCGAGTAATCTGCTGGAAGCTGCCGCGACTGGTCGAGCTGAGGGTGACCATGTACATTGAAGTTGAGGGAGTGGATCGGACATCGCGTATCCGTGTTGTTTTCGACTCGTTGGAACAGCTGAAGAGTGCAGTGTAATGGATGCAGTTACTGaataaaacaattatttaaaaagggcctaacatttcaaaagggcacataacttttgtaaaaaatagtgtttctctcacgcacaccatgattctgtgttagtttttcgcaattcgcaattttcagtgtaagaacgggccttgaccgatcttatgcactaggttcccgacgaacacgcactgcccttacacctacatctcacccttgctctgagtcagtacgagcacacctttttaactcggccgggggtggtacattgcgtagggtttgatgtaagtataagcgcctaaccatttatagtgtgcctatcaactttcattaaagcaaaaactgttttatttttagtttgaattcaaaaacttattgttatttactgtgtattgttttctcctgaaatcttccctattgttgagtctgtttatctgttgctatttcttttgtcgcggtgttttgttacaatttttggtcctaagcatgttataaaagtttaccaaaaatacaatagtaatatttgtgttaatcctttaaccattccataaattgagtaagggctcaaacctcacttgtttgaaaaaacaaaacaaaacaaagtttgttacagcagtatcaattgatagaaaagagtggaaaagctttgagagataagagaatcaaaagttagtaaaattaaaatcaaatgttggatattaaatagaagaatcagtgaagaattgggaatcagaagagcaaaataaaaataggagataggtggtagctgagaatgaagagaagagaaaccccgttgtgcgatgtttcaggtacatccacagcagttgactcaacatactgcgaatcaaaacaataccgtctacaatcacaaattacttccctttcccacattgtcgcgcccctttcttttagccgtctcgactctgacccgcggtggtcaaaggtttacgatccgtttccacaggccaccagctaggtcatcatgaaaaccaagccaacgtggaggtaagaaaataggacactcgcaaggaaccacaGCTATAcagttctgatcaagataattcggatgatctaacagaactacggatgtagttagttacgctccttccaggatgttccttacgtggacgtcaaccgaagagcacgcaacaaggtcagtgccattgcatgctcttaggtatcaatccttggcctgcaccatgattctgtgttagtttttgtattgagaaattaaaagtgagagtgtgtgcgtgcaacatggtgttaaacttttcaaagcgCCATGgaaaccttcacagcaactgcacagaaagtttaactccatgttgcatacactctcacttttaatttctcgatttaaagtattgttttggttttgatcgattgtgattggctgaaaTCCGAGCAGCTGCTTTTGTTTACACTATTTTtaacgcagacataggcaaatcgagtagccAAACTGGCttgtaaaaaccagctgtttaccacgtgctcgttgtataacaaaggacacagctgattttgacagacgaattattctactcgatttgcctatgtatgtgtgtaattttgttacaaactaacacactctcgcgcgtggatatctctatagagttatctacgtgcgcatgtattgcgtgtacgtacacgaaaaagattgaggttaaattttgtaccgtccagcaaaacaaatggcgtgctagtgtgcgtgagagcgggcttataTAGCtctattttatataattttattttattggggAAGGAGGTTTGAATCActaacacaaacaaaaactttgTGGAAAACAATCCACCACCCCGCTTTGAGTGTGTTTGTATTTAATTTCGTCAGAAAGCCTTATTACTCATATCTAACATAAGTGTTGTAAACCTAATTAAGAGTATTATTGATTCGCTGTGGAATAAACGTGCAAAATGACGCACAGCTCTgctgttttgaaatattttgacagATCTCGACAGAATATCTGATATTCAAAATACGCCTCAAGATGTAAATACGCACCGAATCCGTTCCGAAACGCGCAATCGAGTTACGAAACTATCGTTTTAGTTCAAAATGTTTTTAGcaaaacttttcaataaaagtgATCTTTTCAGAACATTTTCCACAAGTACGGTAAGTTTTACTCAAACAACCAACCCAGCTTTCATAACTAACGCGCTAACTTCACCCTCAGCAATGCCTCCACCCGAAAGCCGACCCGCGCCAGGCCGAACTGATGGCGCGTAGCCTGCCGAAGCGGGCCCCACTTGAGGGCGTGCGCGACGTTGTGGTCGTTTCCTCGGGGAAGGGCGGCGTCGGCAAGACCACTACCGCCGTCAACCTGGCCGTTACGCTGGCCGGCCAGGGCCAGAACGTGGGCCTGCTGGACGGGGACATCTTCGGGCCGTCGGTTCCGCTGATGATGAACGTGGCCGAGGTTCCACTGGTGGACGACCGAAACCGGATGGTGCCGCCGGTTAATTACGGGGTGAAATGGTGGGAGTTTGAATCTTGTTTGAACTTGGATTGTTTGAACAACAGTTGATCTTTTCAGCTTGTCCATGGGATTGCTGGTCGAATCCGGTCCGGTGGTTTGGCGCGGACCGCTGGTCATGTCCGCCATCCAACGACTTCTCAAGGGAGCTGTTTGGGGCCCGTTGGACATCCTGGTGGTGGACACTCCTCCCGGAACGGGTGACGTTCATCTTTCGCTTAGCCAGCACGTCCCACTCTCCGGAGTCTTACTAGTCAGCACGCCTCAAAAGGCGGCCCTCGAGGTCACCCGGAAGGGTGCGGAAATGTACCGAACGCTGAACGTGCCACTGATTGGCCTCGTTGAAAATATGAGCCACGTAATCTGTGATAACTGCGAGCATAAAATCGAACTGGCCCGGAATTCCACCCAGGAAATGGCCTCGGAGTTGGGCGTGCAAGTGCTCGAGCGGATCCCAATCGAGCGGGAGGGAATGCACTGTGGCGACGCGGGAACGCCGTTCTGTTTGAAATTCCCCGAGTCAAAGTTTGCCCAATCGTACCAAAGCATAGCAAGGAAGGTGATACAATTCTTGGAGAATAAAAGAGAGCAAAGTTAAACAAAACAAGTttactttttcttcttcttgagctTCTTCATCTTCATGGTGGCCTTTACGTAGGCCTTCTTCTTGCGCTTTTCCAGTGCCTCGGCGTACTTACGCTTGTTGTACCGCTGGAACTCGGCGTCCTCGAGCAGCTCGTCCACCAACGTCTTGGCCTTTGTCTTCTTGGTTCCGCGCTCGTTGTAAAAGTCCAGCGGGGAATCAATCACCTTGCCAATCTGCGTTGAAATTAGGaggaattagtttttttttcaatttgtaatgCTGAGGGTTTTGTTTTAAGGGAAAACAGGAAGGCAGCGCCATATTAACACCACGACTCGAGTTTTTGGAAGCACCCTTACGAAAAACACCGCAACATAAACAAGTTCTGTCTGTTGCAGACGGCAAATATAACGATAGCAAGCGAGAAAGTTCAGAAAAAGATTTAAGTTAAACAGaagttgtccaagaactggtgtcccgtttcaccttaggTCCATTTGACTACTCAAATTCCATTCGCAAATTTCCGATTTTCGAGAATCTCAAATAATACCcgaaaacatatttcaaatcaAATACTGCTTATAAAAAAGTCAACActcaagtttttgtcaccctcccttcaaagttggcccgaaaaatcagggggcaaaaaaatattttttcaaaaaacttcaaaattgcaatggaaatttaagtgcaatcagctgaaattgatttaaaatgcattcccctgcgtttaaaatcatgtttagcatgtttgggttgattaaacatatttgaaacttttgaaaattttcgatgtttagtatcgcaaaaagttttttttcgcgcattttttttttgttttcgtcaaatctttcttttttgaaaactaatgattgcaaaacaactgaactagtgtaaaatgcattttgaaatactttttgcattaagttttatattttttattttttttgctattttttattttttttttattttctctctgcttttttttaatatagaaaaaaaagttttctttatttttaattttgtttaaatacttGTTTTTCCAATCTTCTATTTTTTAGTCGTTTTTAATTCTGTTTtagttagttttatttttatattaaaagaatttttaagcCTTTTTCGATTTAAACTTTGATctgtttgaattattttagttaatgttgtaatttttttttaagttttgcagctttttatattttttaacattcttgttgagttattaatttttgttctaacttaattttttggcattttttcaatatttttagttttttttatttgcttactTGATTCCGGTGTACAGCTCTACACTTTTTTTTAGCAAACAAAAAATcgtcttagaaattttggatactaatgattgcaaaacaactggacaggtgtataatgcatttgaaaacatgtttttcatcaaactgttgaaaccatggctcgtaattgaatttttttatacttttatttGCCCCCATCCCCTCGACTTTTGTCAGAGTCGAgggtagggtggtccaaatccggacttttttggggctaccccctgaaatcaaagattgacccatcaataggctaaattccaaatttgagctcattctgaccacgagaacccctccctccaatcgcttaaagtttgtatgggaaaaatcgtcaaaatgtatggaaaaaaacaactgttttacttttttacctgtggacggcgccataattatccgattcttaccatttctcaaatgtagaaccttcattaaattttgaacaactttcccgaagacacaatatttttaggatttttcccgcgaagttattagcgcccaaaactggccttttttttgcgcggccagctgtaaggggctacctaacaacgatgtttatttccaattcgtacacgcacgtgctctctctcaggttcaaactctctcacgagcttgctcgcctgcctgcctgcctgcctgtttacctacaagcgcgcgctgtttctctgcttggacttttgtcgtcgtcgtcgttttcgtttgctatccgctgcgctgcgttcttgacatgtttattataattttcaactaaaatagcaggattgttttgagatatatttagcatataatttcttaaattatgtcaaaaataaaaaaaaactgcgctgaaaaaaatagtttaaagaaaagacagcttaggctcaattaaaaaaatacagcaaatgtcatgagaacagggtttgtttgtttttccaagcactacacgcagtttttcgtatatgctaaagaaacatgataatgattcaattatttgaaaaaaatcttcaggtaatacaaatgttgttcctttaggtagtttgctttaacaaaaatatactttagtacaaatcaaggcaattttacaattattgctgcaaattttcattcatactctctaaaattatttttttattctttctggaaatttctttctgtgttcctagaccacctgcaacaaatattgcaactgtttatcattttttgtcagtttacctgtaaatttttcgtttcaggaaacatctctttctgcacaatcgttaacaaccttcagATCTTGCAGTTGCGGCCTTCCTTTAAGATACTCTTTTggattcagtttttttaaaaatctaaagaaaattccttcctttttttatctaaaaaaaacttcatggtatttcttgtaaaaaaagcaaagcaatccactttaacgacccccgggtcttttgtgggctctgttgcaagtttctgctcatttctaggcgtccgaaggatttgtgtggtgagtcacccaaatcctcttttacgcaaatggaccgacgttttacttccccatccgatagaaggcatggtatttcttgtaacaaaagcagataaattaaaatccaaaacgtttgcaattaggtttggatcagaacagatgacgattcatggatgaactaattcatcaaatttgtattctctctcacacgctcttataatatgatatctattgttgtgtttttttttcgttttgttgttcacatattacatttgattttatatctCAATACAAACCgactatttttgttgaaaattataattaacatgccaggaacgcagcgtagcggatatcaaacgaaaacgacgacgacgacaaaagtccaagcagagaaacagcgcgcgcttgtaggtaaacaggcaggcaggcaggcgagcaagctcgtgagagagtttgaacctgagagagagcacgtgcgtgtacgaattggaaataaacatcgttgttaggtagccccttacagctggccgcgcaaaaaaaaaaggccagttttgggcgctaataacttcgcgggaaaaaatcctaaaaaaatggtgtcttcgggaaagttgttcaaaatttaatgaaggttctacatttgagaaatggtaagaatcggataattatggcgccttccacaggtaaaaaagtaaaaaaagttgcttttctccatatattttgacgatttttcccatacaaactttaagcgattggagggaggggttcccgtggtcagaatgagctcaaatttggaatttagcctagtgatgggtcaatctttgatttcagggggtagccccaaaaaagtccggatttggaccaccctaaaaaataattcatgttgtccaaaatatttttaagagctAAATCAAATCATTTATTATAGATTTTTGATACAGTTAAGCGTTTTAGATTTATCTAGATTTTTAaccgaagatggcgttacgcaCGCACGAAATGTCCAAATCGCTcggtggtaccaacattagaaaaaaaaatggcatggcacatttttctttgtaatgtttgtaaattttaatatttggttTAAACTATTAACTGAGGAAAATTATATTTGTGTAggccttttcaaaattatgtttgattttataatttaaaattatttttattgaaaagatcaaaaaatttcacaaaagtttcatttttaacattgaaaaccgaaccaatagttttcgagatattgtCAGTTGGAAAAATgatcctaaagccctatgtaattttttatttacaacggTAAaataacacgattaaaaaccatttctggtcacttttttcattttaaagcaaaacaaactAAATTGTCAAGActgcgatggatcaactatggtccccttggaacaagctgtcaaatAGGATGCTTTCTGCCAAGAAGAGCCGCGGAGTAAGTTattaaaaattgatgtaagggagcgttctattagtatgtaacgcaaaaaaaaatgatttaaagactgccccccctcgtaacaaaatttacatataatttttaaaaattgtgtatgGAGCGAAAAACGGCCTCCGACCCACCCCCTTCCCCCAACtgagttacgtaataaaagaacgctccctaaaaatctattttttaaacttacttTGCAGCCCTTCTTACATCTACATATTTGCAAAGACTTAGGCACATCGGTAGAACTTGAGATTCAAAAAGAGGGATTTATACAGTGCTGCCTCTAGCGGTGGAGAGCTCCAACTTTTATAACAGATTTTATAATAGATTTAACCGAGGGGTTGATCAACAGCACGATTTTTTCTCCAGCCTGAGCAAATAACTCGAAACACAACtttactgccgttttacggcgctatgatgtatacgccattgaggtgattttgctgtagacacgattttatgtttttgttcattttttcaatttaaaatgaataatttaaggtctgctctttagaaactgttaaaaagtacaataaaaatgtggcccctacaaaatttcttgatttttcctattctctacgattttaaaccacaaacatcatttggccgtaaaaatagcaataaaaaatcactacttttccttcccaatgatgtatgtatacattgctcgatcaaTGCAAGCTATATgttttgtgccagctattttgacagctgaacgGATTAAGGgaatgcattgtccacgtggatatTTTAAGGGGGGGAGGTATTAGggtgcgttcttttattacgtaacgcagttagggggaggggggggggtcggaggccatgttacgctccatacaattttttttaaaatttgtatggaaattttgttacgaggaggagggagggggtctaaaaatccgattttttgcgttacataataaaagaacgttcccttagcgattgtctacgctccataaaaacatttttgcatgtCCGTAAGAGAGGTGGGTAGgtccagaattttcaaaaaagtgtctacgtgggtgtggataaggtgtcatccattaagtacgtcacattaaaatcagccaaaatttactacacccccctttgtcacgatttccctatgctcACGCTTACTCAAACACGCTTACTCAAAGcccccctcttccctcagaacgtgacgtactttatggatgacgcctaatggatgtccccttaagaattaaatcgaaataatgtaataaattatttcccagtcttgatttggtcccaaaacctcaaatcaacattcaaacagtattgaatttgacttctatcaattctcaatgtatacatacatcatgatgagtaaaattggcgtatacatcattgtttgtttgcttaataaaatg harbors:
- the LOC120424557 gene encoding uncharacterized protein LOC120424557, which produces MDNQFWFNKTQLNEMGQLLSNLKFLSYCLGSNPEHVDLTFLSSMPKLEILSLDGRTINNNSKLPNCRPNLRELYLEEIFFQDNSFQMCLEKMPNIQAIHIDACSMDSWAHFLKVLGTLKHLRELKLHNMFPKETTRCYFDDLTALKSLILFSCKMSPDLLATLLSRCPSLHKLHMTHVKDALNDDVRRVICWKLPRLVELRVTMYIEVEGVDRTSRIRVVFDSLEQLKSAV
- the LOC120424571 gene encoding iron-sulfur protein NUBPL-like, which produces MFLAKLFNKSDLFRTFSTSTQCLHPKADPRQAELMARSLPKRAPLEGVRDVVVVSSGKGGVGKTTTAVNLAVTLAGQGQNVGLLDGDIFGPSVPLMMNVAEVPLVDDRNRMVPPVNYGVKCLSMGLLVESGPVVWRGPLVMSAIQRLLKGAVWGPLDILVVDTPPGTGDVHLSLSQHVPLSGVLLVSTPQKAALEVTRKGAEMYRTLNVPLIGLVENMSHVICDNCEHKIELARNSTQEMASELGVQVLERIPIEREGMHCGDAGTPFCLKFPESKFAQSYQSIARKVIQFLENKREQS